Within the Natranaeroarchaeum sulfidigenes genome, the region CAGCAGCGTTAGCGTCACCGAACTGCGCCTTGGACTCAACAATCGATTCGGTGACCACGAGCCGCCATCCGACGTCGTTACTGGCCTCGAACGGTTGATCGCACGGTTCGAGATCATCGACGTGAGTCGTCCGATCGCGGTTGCTGCCGCGGATATCGTTACCGAACTCGAACGCAAGGGGAAACCACTTCACGATCTGCACGATGTCTATATTGCTGCCACCGCCCAGACACAGCAACTGTCGGTCGTAACCGCTAACGTCGATCACTTCGACCGTATCGATGACGTCGATGTTGTTGACTGGGAACGGTTCTGACACCGGTTGATCGTTCCTTCACCTTCCGTAGTAGAGATACGAGAACAGCACGAACGCGACCGCTCCGCCTGCGACACCGCCGACATAGCCGAACGGGAGGTCCAGTGACTCGAACAGTATCCAGCCGCCGCCAAACCCGACGAGGATGACGAACGCGATCAGTAACCCGAACTTCCACTGGCCGAAGGTGTCCGTGTTCTGTGAGCTAGCCATACTAGTCCGTGATGGACGCCGCGGAAAAGCCTTGTTCCGCCACTGTTTTACTCCCGCTCGCCGTCCCCTCGATCGATGAGTACCCCGTTGTCGAACGTCTCCGAGAGTCGGGCCGCGATGGGTCTCGGCGCGCTCCTCGTTCTTGCCGGATCGGCGCTGCCGTGGTGGGTGACGCCGGTGGAGTCGAGTACTGGACTGGCAGGCGACGGCGTCTTCACCATGCTCTTTGGCGCGGTCGTCCTCGGTATCCTCGTCTTTCAGGAGCAAAACGAGCGGACGGGAATCGTCGTCGCTGGCTTCGGCGCGCTGACTGCGGTCGTCGCCGGGTGGTTCTGGTACGGGACGGCCACGGATCCGGCTGTTGCGGCCGGTTCCGGCGTCTACCTGACGCTGCTCGGCGCGGGGACGCTGCTCGCTGGCGGATGGATGGGCTATCGCGGGACGCAGGACTGACACACACTTTTGGGAGAACGGCTTTGTTCCTCCTCGATGAACACTCGGGCATGACGAACGAACTCGCAGACGCGAGCGAGGCGCTTCGAGCGGCGAGCGAACTCGCCGACCAGCATCGTGACCGACTGTACGAGCGGTCGAACGCGCTCGCCGAACTGGCTGCCGGTGACGCGCAGGT harbors:
- a CDS encoding type II toxin-antitoxin system VapC family toxin → MKLCDTSVLVDIDRGDVADRVERLDDEGRHAISSVSVTELRLGLNNRFGDHEPPSDVVTGLERLIARFEIIDVSRPIAVAAADIVTELERKGKPLHDLHDVYIAATAQTQQLSVVTANVDHFDRIDDVDVVDWERF